The nucleotide window CGACGGCGATCACGCCGTTGAATTCAAGGACGACAAGTCTCCGCTGACGGCTGCCGACAAGGCGTCCCACGAGGCGATCATGGCGGGACTCCAGGCGCATTTCCCCGAGATCCCGATCCTTTCGGAGGAGGGGAAGGACATCCCCTACGAGGAGCGCAAGGACCGGGAGCGCTTCTGGCTGGTCGATCCCCTCGACGGGACCAAGGAGTTCATCAAGCGCAACGG belongs to Desulfuromonas sp. and includes:
- a CDS encoding inositol monophosphatase family protein yields the protein MNIDIEKVCAIAREAGAAIMDIYDGDHAVEFKDDKSPLTAADKASHEAIMAGLQAHFPEIPILSEEGKDIPYEERKDRERFWLVDPLDGTKEFIKRNG